In Spinacia oleracea cultivar Varoflay chromosome 5, BTI_SOV_V1, whole genome shotgun sequence, a single window of DNA contains:
- the LOC110790551 gene encoding peroxisome biogenesis protein 3-2 → MNSLRSFWRRHKKKVFVSLGIAGSGYFLYKLYNAHKRRLAELEFELAVQRENDESIKAQMQEHFQTIQKIADTTTLPRAMNFLSIRINEELNLSMLTERLKQGKDVLTRPEKLELWDKLKVLSFTKLVSSLWSVTMLSLFVKIQVNILGRHLYIDIARCQENSPLPEEASLMDQDDEQNFLARADFLASHGLPALVFNMQVAAAEVLKSKQLSDVFDSSILHETIVQILDTFMSMGRPCHWNEFLMPADAKLPSLTPSLSSNDLILSDVPKFDQLMTETYTVLSSDEFTNVVDVSLKTVVSATVEGIFVDQSGAGAGTPSSGVALVKLMPRVAQMSQLLVDEPTTNQFVQTIKNIQDVELFFTILYANALTV, encoded by the exons ATGAACTCTTTAAG GAGCTTTTGGAGAAGGCACAAGAAGAAGGTTTTTGTTTCATTGGGAATAGCTGGAAGTGGGTATTTTCTGTACAAGCTGTATAATGCCCACAAACGCCGGCTTGCTGAACTCGAATTCGAACTCGCTGTGCAACGGGAGAATGATGAAAGCATTAAGGCTCA AATGCAAGAACATTTCCAGACAATTCAAAAAATAGCTGACACAACAACATTGCCTCGAGCGATGAACTTCTTAAGCATTAGGATAAACGAGGAGTTAAACCTTTCGATGTTGACTGAGAGGCTGAAACAGGGAAAGGATGTTTTGACCCGTCCTGAGAAACTGGAACTGTGGGATAAACTTAAAGTACTGA GTTTCACGAAATTGGTTTCATCACTCTGGTCGGTTACTATGCTAAGCTTATTTGTTAAAATACAAGTGAACATACTGGGAAGACATCTGTACATTGATATTGCAAGATGCCAGGAAAACTCTCCCTTGCCA GAAGAAGCTAGCCTCATGGATCAGGATGATGAGCAGAATTTTCTAGCCAGAGCTGATTTTCTGGCTAGCCACGGCTTGCCTGCTTTAGTCTTCAATATGCAGGTTGCTGCAGCAGAAGTTCTAAAAAG CAAGCAGCTGAGCGATGTCTTTGATTCCTCAATACTTCATGAAACTATTGTTCAAATACTTGACACATTCATGAGCATGGGAAGGCCTTGTCATTGGAATGAATTCTTGATGCCTGCGGATGCTAAATTACCAAGCTTAACTCCATCCTTGAGCAGTAATGATTTAATTCTTTCTGACGTTCCCAAATTTGATCAACTAATGACAGAGACGTATACAGTTTTATCAAG TGACGAGTTCACAAACGTGGTAGATGTATCACTGAAAACTGTGGTGAGTGCAACAGTGGAAGGCATTTTTGTGGATCAATCAGGAGCAGGAGCAGGAACACCGTCATCAGGGGTAGCATTGGTGAAACTAATGCCACGAGTTGCTCAAATGAGTCAGTTACTAGTTGATGAACCTACAACTAATCAGTTTGTTCAAACAATTAAAAATATACAGGACGTCGAGTTGTTCTTCACTATCCTCTATGCAAATGCCTTGACTGTGTAG